The Candidatus Bathyarchaeia archaeon DNA window GCTCTGGCTCATACGGAGAAAAGGGAGGTTTTGTTAACGGGAGGAGTAGCCGCCAACAAAAGGCTCCAGGAAATGGTGCGCTCGATAGCCGAGGAGCATAATGCAAGATTCTGCACTGTTCCAAGTCAGTTTGCCGTCGACAATGGAGCCATGATAGCGTGGACTGGCGTCTTAGCCTTCACCCATGGCATTACAACCCCCATTGAAGAGAGCTTCGTCCGGCTGAGATGGCGCCTCGACGAGGTTGAAACTCCATGGGTGAGGTAAGCCAGTCTCAACTGATCAAAAAGGGAGCAGAGGCACACCTCTATCTTGTGATGTGGGAAGGCAGAAGAGCCGTCTTAAAAAAGCGTTTACCAAAAGATTATAGGCTTCCAGCTTTAGACGAGAGAATCAGAGCCTATAGAACCATCCACGAGCCTCAGCTAATGCATGAGGCAAAGAAGGCTGGAGTGCCCACTCCGACAATATTTTTCGTTGACGTAAAAAACTCCGCTATAGTGATGGAATACATTGAAGGAAAACAGCTTAAGCAGTTGCTAAATGAGGTTTCCGGAGAGAAGAGAAGAGACCTGTGCCGTAAAGTTGGGGAGCTTGTTGGCAAACTACATAAATATGGAATTGTCCACGGCGACCTGACAACGTCCAACATGATTCAAAGCTACAGTGGCAAAATCTTTTTCGTGGATTTTGGACTTGGCGAAAAGACAAAGGAGCTTGAGGCAATGGGCGTGGACTTGCATCTTATGAAAAGAGCTTTGCAAAGCACTCACTACAAGTTTGCCGAAGAATGTTTTAAAGGCGTGATTGAGGGATACTCCAGCGTTTTAGACGCTGAAACTGTGAAAAACGTTTTAGACAAGATTAGGGAGATAGAAAGGAGAGGCCGATACATAGCTGAAAGAAGCCTAAAGAAAGCGTGAGGCAAATGAGTTTCCAATTGAAGGGAAAAGTCGTCTTCTTCGCAACAAACAACATTAACAAATTCAATGAAGCCCGCAGAGTTTTAGGTCGCTATAAAATAGCCGTGGGCATGTTGAGAGTGAAAACCGTTGAAATTCAAAGCGAAAGCCTCGAAGAAATTGCAAAAACAAGCGCCATCTACGCTTTCCAGCAATGCCACCTTCCAATAATAGTTGAGGACGCCGGCCTATTCATAGAAGCCCTAAACGGCTTTCCGGGACCCTATGCGTCATACATTTACAAGACCATTGGAAACGAGGGTCTCTTAAGGCTCATGAAGGAAACCCCCAATCGAAAAGCACGCTTTCAATCAGTGGTCGCCTACTTCTCTGAAGAACTGGATACACCTATGTGTTTTAAGGGGGAGGTTCTCGGAGAAATAACGGAGGCCGTTCGAAAGGGCTGTTCTGGTTTCGGTTTCGACCCAATATTCAAGCCCGATGGAAGCGAGAAAACCTTCGCAGAAATGAGCATAGATGAGAAGAACAAGTATTCACATAGGGCTGAGGCTCTTCGGAAATTCGCAAAGTGGTATAAAGGCTTAAAAGTTTAAGGGTTGAGTAAACCTTTGTGGGGTTTTCATTGAGTGAAAGACAGGCTAACATTCCAAGGGAAATCGTGATAGCGCCAAACGAGAAGGTCCTAATGGTTCTAGAGAGGCATTACATTTCATACGCAACCATCGCAACAGTAGGCCTAATAGTGTTATGGTTTATCACTGTAATTGCAAGCTTTACAATGCCATCCGAATTTAGATGGATAATGTTTCCAATACAAATATTCGTGTTTTTGGTTCTGCCTGTTCTTGTTTATGGATTGGGCTACCTCTACGTTAAGGGACACCGCTACGTAATCACGAACGAGCGAATAATCATGTTTAGGAAATTCATTGGAATCCTCATGAGAACGGTAACTCACGATAAAATCACGGACATCATTGTGAATCAAGGTCCTATAGGCAGACTCTTCAATTATGGTAGGGTCTCACCAATAACTGCTGGGATGATCATGCCGATGGGCGCTGCAATATTCTCAATTTCCGGTGTGAAGAACCCGTATGAGGTCAGGGACGCCATTGCAAAACTTGTAAAGGAGATTACGTCAAAAAAGGCGGAAGGCTGATGGTGTGGAGCTTGCCCGAAAATATGTGTCGCTCCTTCCCGACGAAAGGATTTTAGCGACGCTGAGGAGACGCTATCCCTCCATCTTTTCCTCTATACTATCAACAATTGCAGCTGCGTTTCTCATATACTGGTGGTCAATGTTTAGGTATATTATTCAATACTCTGGCCTCATCACGGAGGTGCTTTTTACACTTCTTTATGCAGTGATAGCCATTATTGCCTTCATCTTCATTTTGATGGCGTTGGTGGGCTACCTCTACGTGGAAGGGCACCTTTACATCCTAACTGATAAACGCATTATCCTACTAAGGAAATTCATCACAGTGTCCGTCAGAGAACTAGCATACAGTGAGATAACCGATATAATTGTAAGTCAAGGCCCCCTTGCTAGGTGGTTAAATTACGGATCCATAATACCATTAAGCCCAGGGGTTAGGGGTCTCTATGCTTCTCCATACCCATTTTTTAGGAGGCCTTCCTATGCAAGGGTTGAGTTGAAGGATGTCAGCGACCCGTTTAAGATTGCAAATGAAATATTTAATTTAACTCGGCCTACAGTTTTGGCTGAAGGTTTAAATCGAAGGTCTTAAATATACGTCTAACTTCGCTCTTACAGAGTTCATGGGGTAGATATGCCGAAACAGGAAAAGGGAAAATCTCATTCGACAAGGCCTGTTAGCAAGCGTCCGCCAAGCTGGTGTAAGTATCAGCCTGAAGAGGTGGAGGCGCTTGTTATCAAGTTGGCTAGGGAGGGGTATCCTCCAAGCCGTATTGGCACGATTCTGAGAGATCAATACGCCATTCCGCTTGTTAAACCTTTAACCGGGAAAACTATAACACAGATCCTTAGAGAGGCGGGTCTCGCCCCATCTATACCCGAAGATCTTGCAAACCTTCTTAAGAAGGCGGCACGGCTTTCAGCCCATCTTGAAAAGCATAGGAAGGATGTGCATAACAAGAGGGCTCTGCAGCTTGTTGAAGCTAAAATTCATAGGCTTGCGGAGTACTACAAGCAGGAGGGAATACTGCCTCCCGACTGGAAATATGAGCCTAAGGCAGCATCAATAGCATAGCGTATAGAAGCCTCTAACCTTGAACTTTTAAAGCCGAAAGCTTCAAGTTATTGTGGTGGTAATGCTGGAGGATAATCAAGTCAAAAGTTTTTTTGAGGCTGTTTTGAAGGCTGCTGATGCAATCCGCGAGACTGTTAAAAAAGACAGCACA harbors:
- a CDS encoding 30S ribosomal protein S15; the encoded protein is MPKQEKGKSHSTRPVSKRPPSWCKYQPEEVEALVIKLAREGYPPSRIGTILRDQYAIPLVKPLTGKTITQILREAGLAPSIPEDLANLLKKAARLSAHLEKHRKDVHNKRALQLVEAKIHRLAEYYKQEGILPPDWKYEPKAASIA
- a CDS encoding KEOPS complex kinase/ATPase Bud32, producing the protein MGEVSQSQLIKKGAEAHLYLVMWEGRRAVLKKRLPKDYRLPALDERIRAYRTIHEPQLMHEAKKAGVPTPTIFFVDVKNSAIVMEYIEGKQLKQLLNEVSGEKRRDLCRKVGELVGKLHKYGIVHGDLTTSNMIQSYSGKIFFVDFGLGEKTKELEAMGVDLHLMKRALQSTHYKFAEECFKGVIEGYSSVLDAETVKNVLDKIREIERRGRYIAERSLKKA
- a CDS encoding PH domain-containing protein, whose translation is MSERQANIPREIVIAPNEKVLMVLERHYISYATIATVGLIVLWFITVIASFTMPSEFRWIMFPIQIFVFLVLPVLVYGLGYLYVKGHRYVITNERIIMFRKFIGILMRTVTHDKITDIIVNQGPIGRLFNYGRVSPITAGMIMPMGAAIFSISGVKNPYEVRDAIAKLVKEITSKKAEG
- a CDS encoding PH domain-containing protein encodes the protein MELARKYVSLLPDERILATLRRRYPSIFSSILSTIAAAFLIYWWSMFRYIIQYSGLITEVLFTLLYAVIAIIAFIFILMALVGYLYVEGHLYILTDKRIILLRKFITVSVRELAYSEITDIIVSQGPLARWLNYGSIIPLSPGVRGLYASPYPFFRRPSYARVELKDVSDPFKIANEIFNLTRPTVLAEGLNRRS
- a CDS encoding XTP/dITP diphosphatase — encoded protein: MSFQLKGKVVFFATNNINKFNEARRVLGRYKIAVGMLRVKTVEIQSESLEEIAKTSAIYAFQQCHLPIIVEDAGLFIEALNGFPGPYASYIYKTIGNEGLLRLMKETPNRKARFQSVVAYFSEELDTPMCFKGEVLGEITEAVRKGCSGFGFDPIFKPDGSEKTFAEMSIDEKNKYSHRAEALRKFAKWYKGLKV